In a single window of the Pocillopora verrucosa isolate sample1 chromosome 4, ASM3666991v2, whole genome shotgun sequence genome:
- the LOC131784545 gene encoding uncharacterized protein translates to MQSEEMAAEVERMPEADNKSFTTRLCELPVALAAVNQLSEIYSAVKERNCVTRMAFNAGEKTIDMANSASKPIIQAASTCSLSKPIVGTVECAAATIDRMASGTLAIVEEKCPIITKTPTEIKTSVADTATEYFDKVQKSCMVKMLVTKTEQALEFGELFTELALPTDGNCGEDMNDLESEFEDASKGVMTRACKLKERLTRRGKRKLLSYRPVKMSVDACAGVQECTSELLEKSTDAGKKVFKATMYIPNMALGLTGEVIVSAKELVFSLTQAHPVNEMPATVTGLMTKVVQPICDAKDKLSGYVFVPPHVMTGYLLTSRPVQWIIPHIVAVEDLQKMQILVGENEDSAESEENEKDSS, encoded by the exons TTTCACGACTCGTCTGTGCGAATTGCCTGTAGCTTTAGCTGCTGTCAACCAACTCTCAGAAATTTACAGTGCGGTGAAGGAGCGCAATTGTGTCACCAGAATGGCTTTTAATGCTGGTGAAAAAACGATCGATATGGCGAATAGTGCTTCTAAGCCTATAATTCAGGCAGCCAGCACTTGTTCGCTGTCTAAACCCATCGTTGGAACAGTTGAATGTGCTG CTGCAACCATTGATCGTATGGCATCAGGAACACTGGCCATAGTAGAAGAGAAGTGTCCCATTATAACCAAAACACCCACTGAG ATCAAGACCTCTGTTGCTGATACTGCCACGGAGTACTTTGACAAAGTACAGAAAAGCTGCATGGTAAAGATGTTGGTGACTAAGACTGAGCAAGCCTTGGAGTTTGGTGAATTGTTTACTGAACTAGCATTGCCAACAGATGGTAACTGTGGAGAAGACATGAATGATTTGGAGTCCGAATTTGAAGATGCTTCTAAAGGAGTTATGACGAGAGCCTGCAAACTGAAGGAGAGGTTGACACGCagagggaaaagaaaactgctGTCCTACAGACCTGTAAAAATGAGTGTTGATGCG TGTGCGGGTGTGCAAGAATGCACAAGTGAGTTGCTTGAAAAATCAACTGATGCTGGCAAGAAGGTTTTCAAGGCAACCATGTACATCCCAAACATGGCTCTTGGTCTGACTGGTGAAGTGATTGTCTCGGCAAAGGAATTGGTTTTTTCTCTCACGCAG GCCCATCCTGTGAACGAAATGCCTGCTACTGTGACAGGTTTAATGACAAAGGTGGTTCAACCTATCTGTGATGCAAAAGATAAACTTTCTGGCTACGTTTTTGTTCCTCCACATGTGATGACTGGTTACCTCCTCACTTCTCGCCCTGTCCAGTGGATCATACCCCATATCGTTGCGGTGGAAGACCTACAGAAAATGCAAATCTTGGTCGGTGAAAATGAGGACTCAGCAGAATCAGAGGAAAATGAGAAAGACTCCTCTTGA
- the LOC131784907 gene encoding uncharacterized protein: MSKSLNLGFGYFIDSSLQTATKRFSHKKLWNVILHFVTSWPKAWAMLCIGRNILPISLQLLLIILKCLLCIAQEPPMGFVYSILYNVLAYYAVYIHTGVTTFQAGIVISLCLVLQFLGHLLLEGETPQRLPTKEDNLLFKILDLANEFFLAPFHFSLTLLIRFDFLPILRWRSDAALHKLITSTQEIKYGKKSP, encoded by the exons ATGTCTAAGTCTTTGAATTTGGGATTTGGTTACTTTATTGACAGTTCCCTGCAAACTGCTACCAAACGCTTTTCACACAAGAAACTTTG GAATGTTATACTTCATTTTGTGACATCTTGGCCCAAGGCTTGGGCTATGCTATGTATTGGACGCAATATTCTACCCATCTCTCTCCAGTTGTTACTTATTATTTTGAAATGTCTCCTGTGTATTGCACAAGAGCCTCCAATGGGG TTTGTATATTCCATTCTGTACAATGTCTTGGCATACTACGCTGTATATATACACACTGGCGTAACAACTTTCCAGGCTGGCATTGTCATCAGTTTATGCCTGGTGCTTCAATTCTTGGGACACCTTCTCTTGGAAGGTGAAACTCCCCAGAGACTACCAACTAAAGAAGACAACTTGCTATTTAAAATACTGGATCTGGCAAATGAGTTCTTTCTGGCACCATTCCATTTCAGTTTAACATTGTTGATCAGGTTCGACTTTCTACCAATTTTAAGGTGGCGCTCAGATGCAGCATTACACAAACTTATAACATCAACACAAGAGATCAAGTATGGCAAAAAGTCACCATGA
- the LOC131784252 gene encoding uncharacterized protein isoform X1, with protein MEPCRENDDFSVATNINIPLAIDSNSENGSATEEIRTEVDHNSPKQFEPDSNPLKPNKSHNASNREKQVLAVCVPRFVQNSRIVIIFIDACQAVLKIWGSYSNLQHLLRKHGINTHRFSQSELSKLKSMGAVDMQVKLCSFISDKDFHQILMKYDEICNTDKAKFIHFLTPVEISDNHSGSANVQGVQSKTGNDKNSNITWPSQNAISSLHRIHVYMIENQEVITLSELNSLFVHFERPDLSLQVLSTLEITVSMFMSNKLERVGIPTAITDGDCTRLLINKKDFDRILQYTTAFLKQNPPKIVWIHLNESHLLSKGQESQRSNSVAGYDKPEAVDSLNKSGDCIENFNLNACQSEISAKAYSASLQSGLGKKDEMDDLSDMLHVVPQSGSPPMSQGGGTNRCRYVIRTCFVNDEVVVCIPDLQKAVIDIFKQCAQVGNYMHRLNIPTKRFERAFLQRLKSHNILSSRAKLCTYITKADAERLLHMYHVNHCDNGDKILQNIEWSEPINLEDAVNNVCGDSQRHLVEHGGQETLKIPLFIVNDQIVVSMPDVHKVVQLLNGQSVQLQYNLQKLGIVKYKYPYNDICQLKVLTQMKRPSLCTYITKSDVDKVLKFYITPENETRLRLIEWQTPIELESVACSSASSGISSVDAESISTENNDVNPADGETCDMYSFSDLFKAFVSDDSESVDSFNDYDDDDLPETLFHPSSPSPSSRAGTTNPLQSTQITFYTSDKVNSPSDQLHPIKPLFSNNQLPPLHLPGRHDRDVNQIGLDVNQRSQVNVVDMTRCWSCDTPSCTKMHPSNILGNSTVTTCKSIHSKISSDGGASQTLPGTSVKFTNCDCSHHSCKRTREVLVSDGAWMEQLAKKHRADHNDLLKTLQRKETELNILYDAYQEQIKRERKQRLAVQRELDQVKNSNAELLQNIERKEVEMKILHDSYKLQMDLEKKKREHLEIELRNLRAGEARFNIVHVKQEPL; from the exons ATGGAGCCTTGTAGGGAAAATGATGATTTCTCAGTGGCTACCAACATAAATATACCTCTTGCTATAGATTCTAATTCTGAGAACGGGTCTGCCACAGAGGAAATCAGAACTGAAGTGGATCACAATTCTCCAAAGCAGTTTGAGCCTGATTCTAATCCTTTAAAGCCAAACAAGTCTCACAATGCAAGTAACAGAGAGAAGCAAGTACTAGCTGTCTGTGTACCTCGATTTGTTCAAAATAGTAGAATTGTGATCATCTTTATTGATGCATGCCAGGCAGTTTTAAAGATCTGGGGGTCGTACAGTAATTTGCAGCACTTGTTGAGAAAGCATGGAATCAACACACATAgattcagccaatcagaattgagTAAATTAAAGAGCATGGGGGCAGTGGACATGCAGGTGAAACTATGCTCATTTATCAGTGACaaagattttcatcaaataCTTATGAAGTATGATGAAATTTGCAACACAGATAAAGCCAAGTTTATACACTTTTTGACTCCAGTTGAAATCAGTGATAACCATTCAGGCTCTGCAAATGTTCAAGGTGTGCAGAGCAAGACTGGAAACGATAAAAATTCCAACATCACTTGGCCATCACAAAATGCCATTTCCTCATTGCATAGGATTCATGTATATATGATCGAAAACCAGGAAGTTATAACCTTATCTGAATTAAATTCCTTGTTTGTGCATTTTGAGAGGCCAGACCTTTCACTCCAAGTTCTATCAACCTTAGAAATAACTGTCAGTATGTTTATGTCCAATAAGCTGGAGAGAGTAGGAATTCCCACTGCCATTACTGATGGTGACTGTACAAGATTGTTAATTAATAAGAAGGATTTTGATAGAATTCTGCAATACACTACAGCTTTCCTCAAGCAAAATCCACCAAAAATTGTATGGATACATTTAAATGAATCACATTTACTTAGCAAGGGACAAGAGTCACAAAGATCAAACAGTGTTGCAGGGTATGACAAGCCTGAGGCTGTTGATTCATTGAATAAATCTGGTGATTGTATTGAGAATTTCAACTTGAATGCCTGTCAAAGTGAAATCAGTGCTAAAGCTTACAGTGCTAGCTTGCAAAGTGGCCTGGGTAAGAAAGATGAAATGGATGATTTGTCAGATATGCTGCATGTTGTGCCACAAAGTGGAAGTCCCCCAATGTCACAAGGAGGTGGTACAAATAGATGCAGATATGTAATTCGTACCTGTTTTGTTAATGATGAGGTTGTTGTTTGCATTCCTGATCTTCAAAAGGCTGTTATTGACATCTTTAAACAGTGTGCGCAAGTGGGAAATTATATGCACCGCCTTAACATTCCAACAAAAAGGTTTGAACGAGCTTTCTTGCAGCGGCTAAAATCACACAATATTCTGAGTTCGAGAGCAAAACTGTGCACCTACATCACCAAGGCTGATGCTGAAAGGTTATTGCACATGTACCATGTAAATCATTGTGACAATGGAGACAAAATTCTACAAAATATTGAATGGAGTGAGCCAATCAATTTAGAAGATGCAGTCAACAATGTCTGCGGAGACAGTCAAAGGCATCTGGTTGAACATGGTGGccaagaaactttgaaaattccTTTGTTCATTGTAAATGATCAGATTGTTGTGTCAATGCCTGATGTTCACAAAGTTGTGCAGCTTTTGAACGGCCAAAGTGTCCAGTTGCAGTACAATCTTCAGAAGTTAGGAATTGTCAAGTATAAGTATCCTTACAATGACATTTGTCAACTGAAAGTTCTGACCCAGATGAAAAGGCCAAGTTTGTGCACATACATCACTAAGTCAGATGTTGATAAGGTGTTGAAGTTTTACATCACACCAGAAAATGAAACCAGGTTGCGACTGATTGAGTGGCAGACTCCAATAGAATTGGAAAGTGTGGCCTGCAGCTCAGCATCTAGTGGAATTTCAAGTGTAGATGCTGAGTCCATCAGCACAGAGAACAATGATGTAAATCCTGCAGATGGTGAGACATGTGACATGTATTCCTTTTCAGATCTTTTCAAAGCCTTTGTCAGTGATGACTCAGAATCTGTGGATAGCTTtaatgattatgatgatgacGACTTGCCAGAGACATTGTTCCACCCCTCATCGCCATCACCATCATCTAGGGCTGGCACCACCAATCCTTTACAGTCTACTCAAATCACTTTCTACACAAGTGATAAGGTGAATTCTCCTAGTGATCAGTTACATCCAATTAAACCATTGTTCTCAAACAATCAGTTGCCACCATTACATCTTCCTGGCAGACATGATAGAGATGTCAACCAAATAGGACTGGATGTCAATCAAAGAAGTCAGGTCAATGTTGTGGATATGACAAGATGTTGGAGCTGTGACACTCCATCTTGTACAAAGATGCATCCAAGCAACATCCTAGGAAATAGTACTGTCACAACTTGTAAAAGTATTCattcaaaaatttcaagtgatGGTGGAGCAAGCCAGACTCTTCCAGGTACTTCAGTAAAGTTTACAAACTGTG actGTAGCCATCATAGCTGCAAAAGAACCAGGGAGGTTTTAGTCAGTGATGGTGCATGGATGGAACAGTTGGCTAAAAAACACAGGG CAGACCACAATGACCTTCTGAAAACCTTGCAGCGCAAAGAAACAGAACTAAACATTTTATATG ACGCATATCAGGAACAAATAAAGCGGGAGAGGAAGCAAAGGCTGGCAGTGCAGCGAGAATTGGACCAAGTGAAGA ATTCCAATGCGGAACTGCTACAAAACATCGAAAGAAAGGAAGTAGAAATGAAGATTTTGCACG
- the LOC131784902 gene encoding perilipin-2-like — protein sequence MCTEVENKSFTTRLWELPVALAAVDQLSQIYNAVKERNCVTRMACNAGEKTIDMANSATKPIIQAASTCSLSKPIVGTVECAAATIDRVASGTLAIVEEKCPIMTKTPTEIKTTVADTATEYYNKVQNSCVVQMLAAKTEEVLDYSELIAEMALPTDSNNEEDKKELERADDVASKGALLRAVTLKNMVTRRGKKKLMTFRPVKISVDVVTCLQGHVNDLLGKSSDCSKKVYKASMYIPNLALGLSGEVIVCTKDLVFALNQAHSIKDMPSCVANVVVKAIQPLSDVTDKLAGYVFVPPQVMTEYLLTSRPVQWILPEIVPVQDLITKMDITMEEIEDTTESEEFENLEDSS from the exons ATGTGTACTGAAGTAGAAAACAAGTCTTTCACGACTCGTCTGTGGGAACTTCCTGTGGCACTGGCGGCAGTTGATCAACTATCACAAATTTACAATGCTGTGAAGGAGCGAAATTGTGTCACAAGGATGGCTTGTAATGCCGGTGAAAAAACGATCGATATGGCGAATTCTGCTACTAAACCTATAATTCAGGCGGCCAGCACTTGCTCGCTGTCGAAACCCATCGTTGGAACAGTTGAATGTGCTg cTGCAACCATTGACCGTGTGGCATCAGGAACATTAGCCATAGTTGAAGAGAAGTGTCCCATCATGACCAAAACACCCACTGAG ATCAAGACTACTGTGGCTGATACCGCCACAGAGTACTACAACAAAGTACAAAACAGCTGTGTTGTGCAGATGTTGGCTGCCAAGACAGAGGAAGTCTTGGACTATAGTGAGTTGATTGCTGAAATGGCATTGCCAACTGACAGCAATAACGAAGAGGACAAGAAAGAACTAGAGAGAGCTGATGACGTTGCCAGCAAAGGAGCTTTATTGAGGGCTGTAACCCTTAAGAACATGGTGACACGTAGAGGAAAGAAGAAACTGATGACTTTCAGGCCTGTGAAGATCAGTGTTGATGTG GTGACATGTTTACAGGGACATGTGAATGACTTACTAGGTAAATCATCTGATTGCAGCAAGAAAGTCTATAAGGCATCCATGTACATCCCAAACTTGGCTCTCGGTCTTTCTGGTGAAGTGATTGTCTGTACAAAGGACCTAGTTTTTGCTCTTAATCAG GCTCACTCAATAAAGGATATGCCCTCTTGTGTGGCTAATGTGGTGGTCAAGGCCATTCAGCCACTCTCCGATGTTACAGACAAGCTGGCTGGCTATGTATTTGTCCCTCCACAAGTTATGACTGAGTACCTTCTGACATCTCGCCCAGTTCAGTGGATTCTCCCAGAAATTGTCCCAGTCCAAGACTTGATCACCAAAATGGATATCACCATGGAAGAGATTGAAGACACAACTGAGTCAGAAGAATTCGAAAATTTGGAAGACTcttcataa
- the LOC131784252 gene encoding uncharacterized protein isoform X2, which produces MEPCRENDDFSVATNINIPLAIDSNSENGSATEEIRTEVDHNSPKQFEPDSNPLKPNKSHNASNREKQVLAVCVPRFVQNSRIVIIFIDACQAVLKIWGSYSNLQHLLRKHGINTHRFSQSELSKLKSMGAVDMQVKLCSFISDKDFHQILMKYDEICNTDKAKFIHFLTPVEISDNHSGSANVQGVQSKTGNDKNSNITWPSQNAISSLHRIHVYMIENQEVITLSELNSLFVHFERPDLSLQVLSTLEITVSMFMSNKLERVGIPTAITDGDCTRLLINKKDFDRILQYTTAFLKQNPPKIVWIHLNESHLLSKGQESQRSNSVAGYDKPEAVDSLNKSGDCIENFNLNACQSEISAKAYSASLQSGLGKKDEMDDLSDMLHVVPQSGSPPMSQGGGTNRCRYVIRTCFVNDEVVVCIPDLQKAVIDIFKQCAQVGNYMHRLNIPTKRFERAFLQRLKSHNILSSRAKLCTYITKADAERLLHMYHVNHCDNGDKILQNIEWSEPINLEDAVNNVCGDSQRHLVEHGGQETLKIPLFIVNDQIVVSMPDVHKVVQLLNGQSVQLQYNLQKLGIVKYKYPYNDICQLKVLTQMKRPSLCTYITKSDVDKVLKFYITPENETRLRLIEWQTPIELESVACSSASSGISSVDAESISTENNDVNPADGETCDMYSFSDLFKAFVSDDSESVDSFNDYDDDDLPETLFHPSSPSPSSRAGTTNPLQSTQITFYTSDKVNSPSDQLHPIKPLFSNNQLPPLHLPGRHDRDVNQIGLDVNQRSQVNVVDMTRCWSCDTPSCTKMHPSNILGNSTVTTCKSIHSKISSDGGASQTLPDCSHHSCKRTREVLVSDGAWMEQLAKKHRADHNDLLKTLQRKETELNILYDAYQEQIKRERKQRLAVQRELDQVKNSNAELLQNIERKEVEMKILHDSYKLQMDLEKKKREHLEIELRNLRAGEARFNIVHVKQEPL; this is translated from the exons ATGGAGCCTTGTAGGGAAAATGATGATTTCTCAGTGGCTACCAACATAAATATACCTCTTGCTATAGATTCTAATTCTGAGAACGGGTCTGCCACAGAGGAAATCAGAACTGAAGTGGATCACAATTCTCCAAAGCAGTTTGAGCCTGATTCTAATCCTTTAAAGCCAAACAAGTCTCACAATGCAAGTAACAGAGAGAAGCAAGTACTAGCTGTCTGTGTACCTCGATTTGTTCAAAATAGTAGAATTGTGATCATCTTTATTGATGCATGCCAGGCAGTTTTAAAGATCTGGGGGTCGTACAGTAATTTGCAGCACTTGTTGAGAAAGCATGGAATCAACACACATAgattcagccaatcagaattgagTAAATTAAAGAGCATGGGGGCAGTGGACATGCAGGTGAAACTATGCTCATTTATCAGTGACaaagattttcatcaaataCTTATGAAGTATGATGAAATTTGCAACACAGATAAAGCCAAGTTTATACACTTTTTGACTCCAGTTGAAATCAGTGATAACCATTCAGGCTCTGCAAATGTTCAAGGTGTGCAGAGCAAGACTGGAAACGATAAAAATTCCAACATCACTTGGCCATCACAAAATGCCATTTCCTCATTGCATAGGATTCATGTATATATGATCGAAAACCAGGAAGTTATAACCTTATCTGAATTAAATTCCTTGTTTGTGCATTTTGAGAGGCCAGACCTTTCACTCCAAGTTCTATCAACCTTAGAAATAACTGTCAGTATGTTTATGTCCAATAAGCTGGAGAGAGTAGGAATTCCCACTGCCATTACTGATGGTGACTGTACAAGATTGTTAATTAATAAGAAGGATTTTGATAGAATTCTGCAATACACTACAGCTTTCCTCAAGCAAAATCCACCAAAAATTGTATGGATACATTTAAATGAATCACATTTACTTAGCAAGGGACAAGAGTCACAAAGATCAAACAGTGTTGCAGGGTATGACAAGCCTGAGGCTGTTGATTCATTGAATAAATCTGGTGATTGTATTGAGAATTTCAACTTGAATGCCTGTCAAAGTGAAATCAGTGCTAAAGCTTACAGTGCTAGCTTGCAAAGTGGCCTGGGTAAGAAAGATGAAATGGATGATTTGTCAGATATGCTGCATGTTGTGCCACAAAGTGGAAGTCCCCCAATGTCACAAGGAGGTGGTACAAATAGATGCAGATATGTAATTCGTACCTGTTTTGTTAATGATGAGGTTGTTGTTTGCATTCCTGATCTTCAAAAGGCTGTTATTGACATCTTTAAACAGTGTGCGCAAGTGGGAAATTATATGCACCGCCTTAACATTCCAACAAAAAGGTTTGAACGAGCTTTCTTGCAGCGGCTAAAATCACACAATATTCTGAGTTCGAGAGCAAAACTGTGCACCTACATCACCAAGGCTGATGCTGAAAGGTTATTGCACATGTACCATGTAAATCATTGTGACAATGGAGACAAAATTCTACAAAATATTGAATGGAGTGAGCCAATCAATTTAGAAGATGCAGTCAACAATGTCTGCGGAGACAGTCAAAGGCATCTGGTTGAACATGGTGGccaagaaactttgaaaattccTTTGTTCATTGTAAATGATCAGATTGTTGTGTCAATGCCTGATGTTCACAAAGTTGTGCAGCTTTTGAACGGCCAAAGTGTCCAGTTGCAGTACAATCTTCAGAAGTTAGGAATTGTCAAGTATAAGTATCCTTACAATGACATTTGTCAACTGAAAGTTCTGACCCAGATGAAAAGGCCAAGTTTGTGCACATACATCACTAAGTCAGATGTTGATAAGGTGTTGAAGTTTTACATCACACCAGAAAATGAAACCAGGTTGCGACTGATTGAGTGGCAGACTCCAATAGAATTGGAAAGTGTGGCCTGCAGCTCAGCATCTAGTGGAATTTCAAGTGTAGATGCTGAGTCCATCAGCACAGAGAACAATGATGTAAATCCTGCAGATGGTGAGACATGTGACATGTATTCCTTTTCAGATCTTTTCAAAGCCTTTGTCAGTGATGACTCAGAATCTGTGGATAGCTTtaatgattatgatgatgacGACTTGCCAGAGACATTGTTCCACCCCTCATCGCCATCACCATCATCTAGGGCTGGCACCACCAATCCTTTACAGTCTACTCAAATCACTTTCTACACAAGTGATAAGGTGAATTCTCCTAGTGATCAGTTACATCCAATTAAACCATTGTTCTCAAACAATCAGTTGCCACCATTACATCTTCCTGGCAGACATGATAGAGATGTCAACCAAATAGGACTGGATGTCAATCAAAGAAGTCAGGTCAATGTTGTGGATATGACAAGATGTTGGAGCTGTGACACTCCATCTTGTACAAAGATGCATCCAAGCAACATCCTAGGAAATAGTACTGTCACAACTTGTAAAAGTATTCattcaaaaatttcaagtgatGGTGGAGCAAGCCAGACTCTTCCAG actGTAGCCATCATAGCTGCAAAAGAACCAGGGAGGTTTTAGTCAGTGATGGTGCATGGATGGAACAGTTGGCTAAAAAACACAGGG CAGACCACAATGACCTTCTGAAAACCTTGCAGCGCAAAGAAACAGAACTAAACATTTTATATG ACGCATATCAGGAACAAATAAAGCGGGAGAGGAAGCAAAGGCTGGCAGTGCAGCGAGAATTGGACCAAGTGAAGA ATTCCAATGCGGAACTGCTACAAAACATCGAAAGAAAGGAAGTAGAAATGAAGATTTTGCACG